The Rufibacter sp. DG15C region CTTGCGCACCTGGCGGTTCATGCCTTGGCTTATTTTGATCTCTATCCAAGAGGTGGGGATGTTGGCCCTGAACCGAATGGGCTTGGAGCGCTCCCAGAAGTTGACTTCACCTAACAATTTGGCTTTGGCGGGACTGGTTTTCTTGCCTTGGATGAGGACGCCTTTGCGTAATTGTTCCAAGGATTCTTCGGTGGGCGTGCCTTCTACTTGCACCCAGTAGGTTTTCTCAATCTTGAACTTGGGGTCAGAGAGGCGGTGCTGCAGTTGCTTGTCATCGGTGAGCAGGACCAAGCCTTCAGAGTCGTAGTCCAGGCGTCCGACGGGATAGATGTTGGGCACTGGCACGAAGTCCTTCAGGGTCTGGCGGCCATTTTCATCGGTGAATTGGGTTAGGACTTCAAAGGGCTTATTGAGGAGAAAATACTGCAAAGCGATGGATGGGTAAGGTGATTTCTGTGATACGTAAAGTAGGAATGATTCGTCGTTTTTGGTTTGTTTCCCAGAAATCAGGCTAAAAACGGCGGCGCGGCTATTTCTGGAAAACGTGGTGGCACTGCCCGCAGGTGTATTTGTCCTTAGACAAAAGCGGCAGGCTGAACGTGACCAAGGCCAGCAGGAAGCCAAAAAAAGACTTCAGGTTGTCTGTGGGCCCGTAGGAATAGGAGATGTTCTCAGAGCCGCATTGGGGACAGGTGATGACCTCGTTCTGCTCATTGGTGTACGGCTGGTCCTGTAGGCCGTTCAATACCGCCTCAGCATGAGCGCGATCGCTTTCCAGGGTTTTGAGTTTGATGCCGCCCACTGAGATGTTGTAGAGCGGATTCAGGGACATTACGTTTTCATCAAAAAGAAACGCCAGAATGCCTTCGCTCTCCAGCTTGTTCTTAGCCAGGTGTGCGTCAATGGCACTGGAGTAAGTGGTGACGGTAACTAGTTCATCTTTCATATCAGGGGATTTTTGAAAGGACAGTAGATTTTACAGCTTCCCATAGAACCTTCTGAGCGCCCACTCAGAGAGGGCAATGCCCAGAATCAAAAAGTAAAACCAGAGCTGCTCCATCAGGTCCTTTTCTTCGTCCTTGCTTCTAAGGATGGTCTTGAAGTTGGCGTCTGTCAAATCCTTTTCCAGCTGTGCCAACTGGGCCGGGTAGTAGAGCCTGGTTTGAGAACGCTGGGCCAACTGATCCAGCAAGGTATGATTGGCCAAGGAAGAAAGCGCTTCCAATTGTTGCTGCTCTATTATGAATTCGCCGCTGTCACGGTACAGCTTGTTTTCTACCTGGGCACTGGCCGAAAATCTGTACACGCCCGCGGGCAGAGCGCCCAAACGAAGGCCTTCGCCACCCTGTACGTGCTCAAATTGATGCTGCGTTTTCTTGCCGCCTTCATGGGTAAGCGTCAGGGACACTTTCTGCCCGAAGATTTCTTCCTGCACCGCGTTGAAGGCATCTGCCTGGATGACGGGTTCCTCGGTGACGCCCACCACATCTTTAACCGGGTACACGTGCAGTCGTTTCTGGTCTCTTCGGTTGGCCAACAGTTGCACCACGTGCGTCATGAGGCCGTCGTAAATCTGCGGAATGCCATGGTCGGCGGCCTCGGTCAGGCGCCATTGCCAGCTGCCGTCCGTGAGCAGCACCGCGCCAGGAACCGGCGCCGACGACTTGTACACCAACAGCGGTTTGGACGTGCGCACCGTGCCCACCTGTTGGTGCAGGATAACCTCAGTGCCGGCGCTCAAACTCCAATTCCCGAAGGGCACGAACGCAGGCGGCCAGGCCGGAATTCTGGTTTTGGCCAGCGGTTCTGTGGAGAACCGTTGAAATCTGGCGTTGAGCAAGGGCTGCACCTCGTCATACTGACCCACCGCCCCCGGAAACTGCACACCCGCCTGCAGTGCGTTAAAGGCTGCCATATTGGTTTGCGCGCCCAGCACGTAGAACGTAGGCACTTTGCCAGCCCGCAACTGGCGCAGCCAGTCGTTGCCGCTGCCGCTCAGGCTAGGGATCTGGTGCAGGACCGCTGCGTCATACTTTTCTTTAAACTTAGGCGTCTGAAACGGTCCCAGTACCACCTCCACGTTCAGCAGCGGATTGGTAGCTAGCGCTGAGCGCAAGGCTTTGATGTCTGGGTGCGGCGCGGCGGCGGCGAGCAGGATATTCAGCTTGCCTTTCACCACCTCTAGATAGGCATGGCGGCGGTTGTTCACTTGGGTGAACTCCTTGGCCAACGGCTGCACCACCACTTCATAATGCTTCTTGCCCAGTTGCGAGGTAGACAATTGAAAGGTGGTTTCTGTTCTTCCAGAGCGGGGCAGGGTGAGGTTTTTGCGGAGGAGCGTTTTGCCGTTTTCCTGTAAAAGCACTGTGGCGTTGGTGCCTGTGTAACCGCTGTGTTGCACGCTTACCTTGATAGGAAAGGAGGTGCCGGAGTAGTTGATTTTGTTGTACTCCACGTCAGCCAGCAGCACGTCCTTCTTGGGGATGGTGTCACCCAGAGCCACCGGGAAGATTTTGCCTTTATAGAATTGGTAGGTAGGCGTGGGCCCCAGGTTGTGTACCCCGTCAGATACTAACACGGTGGCTACCAAATTCTCTTGACCGTAGGCCTTGTCAGATTGGTCCAGTAGGTCGTGCAGATTGGTGGTGGAGGCTGAGAAGGAAGTCTTCGGCAAGGCCACGTTTTCAATGGAATCATTAGCCGTCAAGGTTTGCACCTCTACTCGCAGGCCTTTGCCCCGCAAGCGTTCCGCCAATCCTTCTAAGCCTTGTAAGGTCTGGGTCAATATCGGCGCCGAAGTGAACAGCTTTACTGACTGCGAGTTGTCTACGGCCAGGACAACGGTGGGCTTGAGTTCTTCTTGTTTAATGATGCGCGTGTACGGCTCCAGTAAGAGAAAGCTGATCAAGGTAATGAGCAAGGCCCGTAAAGCGGCCAGTACCCATTTGATGCCCCTCGGCCAGGGACCGCTATCCCCGCGGTACAGATACCACGCCGCTGCTATGCCCAGCGCCAGGCAAAGCAGAAAGTACCAGGGAGAGTAAACGGTGTGTAATTGGAACGTGGGCACAAGCAGAAAATTAGCGCAACTCTATCATTTAGCAAGATAGAACAAGTTCTATACAACGCATAAGACTTTTCTGTTGAACTTGTTTAGCCAGTAGCTTATTGTATTTCGTTTTTGGGCTAGTTTCTGGAAATTAGGCCAAAAAGGATAATTTGGAAAGACCTAAGCTAGATGCGCTTAAGGATCCTCCTGAAACGCGAGAAGGCTTATCTTCCTATATTGACTTTAAACCGAATGTTAGACTTCACACATGGTGCTGAAAAGCGTAAGATTACGATGAGGCAGCAATTGCCGGTTACTGCAAAACGACACCCAACCCCACAAATAGGTAAGAACCTCAAAGGCCATTTGACTATGAAAAGCTATCTCTCATCAACGAAGTTTGTTGCTTTCTTGACCATTTTACTTTTGGGGACTGCCTGCAACGGAACAGTCAAAAGAGAGGTATCAAAAGAGAAGGCAAGCGAATCAAACATTACAGCTTTGGCTCCTCCTAAACTCATAAAGACCATAGGCAACCCCAGGTATGGCAATGTTCAATGTAGCCTGCAGGACCAAGCCGGGAACCTTTGGTTCGGGACCACAGAAAATGGGCTTTACAAATATGACGGAAAATCGTTTACCCAGTTTTTAGTGACCGATGGGCTAAGCAGTAATGATATTTCCTCCCTTTTGGAGGATAAAGACGGTAACCTCTGGATAGGCACTAAAGCGGGACTATGTCTCTATGATGGTAAGACATTTGCCAGAATTCAGATTCCTCTACCAAAAAACCTGCCTCCCAATAAAAATCCCTACTACAGCGACTCGCATCGGGTGACCAGTATGATGCAAGCAAAAAGCGGAAAACTATGGTTTGTCACCATAGATGGCGTGTATGTCTACGATGGCAAATCTTTTACCCTGTTTATAGTGGACGAGGCCGCAAATGGCTTTTTGACCAGTAACGATAAGGTGGAACAGATTTTTGAAGATAAGGCAGGTAACATTTGGTTGGGCGGCAGGACCAATGAAGGCGTGTACCGGTATGATGGCAAATCGGTGACCAACCTTAAGCTAACGGTATTATTTCAAAATGGACCCAAGCCAAAAGCTCATAGTTGGGGCTGGCCTCAAGTGCAAGACAAAAACGGGAATATCTGGTTCAGCAATTGGGGTGGGGCGTACCGGTATGACGGCAAATCAATTACAAGTTTTACAGAAAAAGACGGCATGCCCGGCGAAGTCACCCGCATCATAGAAGACAGACAGGGAAGCCTCTGGTTTGGCGGTGCTGATGGACTTAGCCGTTATGATGGCAAATCCTTCACACGTTTTACCAAAAAAGATGGACTGGTCAATCCTTGGGTTTGGTCAATTCTGGAAGACAAAACGGGAAACCTTTGGGTGGGCACCAGAGAAACCGGCCTCTACCTTTTTGATGGAAATAGGTTAATTGCTTATTCAGAATATAAACGCTCGCCTGTATCGGAGGAATAAATTAAATCTCATACAACAGGCAAAAGCGAGTAAAAGTAACAGACTACCAATACGGAATCCGTAGGACTAGTCAATAATTAAAAAGCCGGTATCAGGATTCCCTAACACCGGCTTTTTAATTATACTATAATAACAGCAATTACGTCAGCATGCCGCCGTCCACTTGCAGGGTCTGGCCAGTTACGTAAGAAGAAAGGTCAGAGGCCAGGAACACGCAGGCGTTGGCTACGTCCTCGGGAGCACCACCACGCTTCAAGGGGATGGCTTTTCTCCACTCGGCTACGGTAGCGGCGTCCAGCTCGTCGGTCATGTCGGTTTCAATGAAACCGGGCGCGATGGCGTTGCTTCTGATGTTTCTAGAACCTAGTTCCAAAGCCACTGATTTGGTGAAGCCAATGATGCCGGCTTTAGAGGCGGCGTAGTTGGCCTGGCCCGCATTGCCTTTGATGCCCACCACAGAGGTCATGTTGATAATAGAGCCGCTCTTGGCGCGCATCATGTGCTTGGTGGCAGACTTGGTCAGGTTGAAAACTGATTTCAGGTTGGTGTTGATGACGGCGTCCCACTGCTCCTCAGACATGCGCATCAACAAACCGTCTTTGGTAATGCCGGCGTTGTTTACCAGCACGTCCAGCTTCCCAAAATCCTTCACCACGTTCTCCACCAATTCTTCGGCTTGTTTAAAGTCTGATGCGTCTGAACGGTAGCCTTTGGCCTGAATGCCGTACTCGGCTAGTTCTTTCTCCAGGGCCTGGCCTTTTTCTACGCTAGACAAATAGGTGAACGCAACATTGGCGCCCATTTCGGCATATTTGGTGGCAATGGCGCGGCCAATACCCTTAGAGGCGCCGGTCACCAACGCAACTTTTCCTTCCAGTAATTTCATAAGTCTTGATTAGTTGCCTGTTCTATTGACTAGAGCAGACAAGGGTGTTCAGCCCCAAAGATACTAATTGCCCGCATTTGCAAAAGCACCCAAATGGATAGAATTACGGAGAAGCCATTTTTAGGCTGTTTTCTGGAAAGGAGGCAAAAACGAAGCCTATTTGCAGAAGCGCTGCTGGGCGGTGCCGGCCTGCGGATTACCCAACTCAAAGGACCGTTGCCAGTCTGCGCAAGCATCTTTGCGTTTGCGCTGGGTGTACTTGAGCACGCCGCGGTTATAGAACGCCTCATCCATTTGCGGGTCCAGGGCAATGGCTTGGTCATAATCTGCCAAGGCCAGCGGGTATTGTTTCTGGCGCATGCGCAGGTTGGCGCGGTTCAGGTAAGCCACACTGTAATCTGGCTGAAGAGAAATAGCCTGTGAAAAGTCTGCGATGGCACCCTTGGTGTCCCTCAGTCTGGCCTTGTTTAGCCCACGGTTGTTGTAGGCTTTGGCGTAATTAGGCTGAAAAGCAATGGCTTGGTTATAGTCCTGAATGGCGGCCTTGTACTGCTTTTGGTTTTGCTTTACATCCCCCCTGAATTTATAAGACTCGGCGTCCCTCGGGATTAAGGAGATGGCCTTGGTGAAGTCTGCCGTGGCGCCAGCGTAATCGCTGGACTCGTATTTGGCGATGCCGCGCAGGCGGTACAAATTACCGTCGTCGGGCTTCTTGGCGATGGCCTGGTCATATTCCGTGATGGCGCCTATGTAATCCTTCTTGCTGACGCGCTCCAGACCTTCACGCGAGTGCGTCTTGGCCGTTTTGCAGCCCGCCAAAGGGAAAAGCACCAGCACTACTACCAATGCGCCGTTGCGCCGCAACGCCCGGCAAACAGAAGAAAAATCAAGGACCATACATCAACAAGGTTAGATTGCTGCTACATACTGTTTTTGTAAAATATAGTTGTAGGCAAATATTTTGCAGATTTGAACGTTCTGCCTCAGAATTGCGGAGAGGGCTTTAAAAGGAAGCCCATATTTCATTTAAAAGCCTCTTCAACAAACGCGTAACACCTGTTTCCCAGAAAGTTTAACTCACACACCGTACTCACTAGTACTAGTCCCGCATGGCCCAACCAAAAGTAAAGAACATCAGCACAGAAATCTTGTCAGATAACTGGTACACCTTGAACAAGGTAACGTTTGACTACCGCAGGCCAGACGGCAACTGGGAGACCCAAAGCCGCGAGGCCTATGACCGGGGCAACGGGGCCACCATCCTGCTCTACAACCGCACCGGCGGCACCGTTATTCTCACCAGGCAGTTCAGGATGCCCACTTACTTGAACGGCAACGCATCCGGAATGTTGATTGAGGCCTGCGCCGGCCTTTTGGACCAGGATGACCCATTGCAGTGCATCAAACGCGAAACCGAGGAGGAGACCGGCTACCGCGTCTCTGACGTGCGCAAGGTCATGGAAGCCTACATGTCGCCGGGGTCCGTCACGGAGAAGCTTTACTTTTTTGTAGCCGAATACAGTAAGGACATGAAGGTGACTGAGGGCGGTGGCCACGCCGAAGAACAGGAAAACATAGAGGTGCTAGAGCTTCCCTTCCAGGAGGCGCTGCAACTAGTGAAAACCGGCCAGATTATGGACGCCAAAACCATCATGCTGCTCCAGTATGCCCAACTGCACCAACTGTTGGCCAACTGATGTCCGTTTTTGGGTTGTTTTGTCCAAATTAGCCCAAAAGCGAAGCCCTGTTGAATTAAGAGAAAATATGCTACCTTGATTCCGCATACTTGTACCCACTATGAAACAGATTAAACCACTTCTGCTCCTGGGAATAACCTTCCTGGTACTTTTCTCTATGTTCAGCTGCTCTGCGCCCAAAGCCGCCAACGGGGTAGCTGCCGCTAACCAAGAGGCCGGACAAACCACTGTGTACATTGCCCGCCACGGTGAAAAGGCCGCTTCCTCGGGCGCCATGACCGATGACCCTTCGCTCTCTGAGGCCGGCAAGGTCCGCGCCCAGGAGTTAAAGTCTAAGTTGGGGAACGCTCAGGTGAAAGGTTTGTACGCCACCAAGTACAAACGCACCCAAGAGACCTTGCAGCCCTTGAGCGAGGCCACCAAAATACCCGTGCAAATCTACGAGGCCGGAGACGCCACTGGACTAGCCGCCAAGGTGAAAGCCGCCCACGCTGGCCAGACGGTAGTAGTGGCCGGGCACTCCAACACGGTGCTGTCTTTGGTAGAGGCGTTCGGGGCGCAGAAGCCGTTTGCCGCCGTGGCAGACCATGAGTATGACTATCTGTTTAAAATATCCTTGTCTGAAGGCAAACCCGCCACAGTAGAGGTGATGAAGTACGGAGCCGCCTCTGTAGCGCCCGCCAAGTAAGCAGGCGTTTATTCCCAAATCCTTCCAAAGCCGTTTTTGGCCTGTTTTTAAGAAAACAGGCCAAAAACGGCTTTTTATTTCAGCACCTCTATCAATTAAAACAAGGTTCTCTATAGTGTCAACCTAGCGCGACCGAGGACTACAAGAATTTGGGAATGGACAGACCCGCAAACGTGGCAAGCAGGCCAATGACGACACTGGCGGCAATATAGGTAGCGGCATACGCAAGTTGACCGTCTCGTAGCAAGGCCACCGTCTCATAAGAAAAGGCAGAAAACGTGGTGAAGCCGCCTAATACACCCGTTGCCAGAAAGAGGCGCCACTCATTGGATAAGTTTCCTTTCTCTGCTAACCCAAACACCAACCCAATCAAGAAACAGCCTATGAGGTTCACGCCCAAGGTCCCGAAAGGGAAGGAGGTGCCAACCTTCGTCTGGATGGCTAGTGAAAGCAGGTAGCGGGAAATGCCTCCTAGAAAACTGCCCAGGCCTATGGCCAATATCATCTTCATGGTTGGTCTATCTGTTGTTTGTTAGATGTATTGGCTATGCTTAACGTAGAAGGTATTTATACAGGGATGGCATCCTGCGTTCTGCAAGCATTGGCTAAAGGTAAAAACCTAACTTGAAAAACCATAGCCGGTAACATGAAGGTCTGCCGCCATTGTATGAGTGCCAGGCTATAGCCGTGATTTTTGTTGGAATAGGAATTGTAATAGCTCTCCCAATGGCAGAAAAGCAAAGAATATACAAGGCTTTGATTATGAACGATTATCCAGGCGCGCCCTATGCGGATTGGATAAAGAACGGAGAAAAAACTATAGAAACCAGGTTCAGGACTTTTAAGTATCGTGGAGATATTGTTATCTGCTGCGGAAAAACAAACTCAGTTGGTAAAAATGCCGGCAAAGCCCTGTGCATTGTGGAATTATGGAAAATAAGGCCCATGAGAAAAGGAGATGAGGAAGCCGCCGGGGTAAAATTTAACCCAGAACTCAATTGTTTCTTACTCAAGAACTGGAGACATTTTAGCCGTGATTTTGAGTTCTCGCCGCAAAGGATTTCAGGAGCATGGCAGAGTCTTTTTGACATATCCATACCAAGCGATGTTGAGATTGTTTCAAAACCCAACATCAAGGCCTTTCCAGAAAAAGAGCAGTAACCTGCAATAGTTTATAGTGGCAAAAGCCTACGTGTAAATCTGAAACGAATTTTGGCCTATAACGGCTAGGCTAAACGTCGGCAAAGGCCGTCGGCCGAGCTGGCGTTTAGCTGTTGTTAGAGGTAGTATTTTTTCTGTTGGTTGCCAGTCATATTTCAATTGCGCTAATGCTAATGATTAGGCAATTTGATTGCATTTTTTACCCCACCTGTAAACTCAATGAATGAGCGTAGTTCTAGCTTCCCTTTGCTGTTCTGTACAAAGGTTTTTACTGAAGAGTCGGGTTCGTGGCTATATCTATAATGGTAGTAGTTTTTCGCAATGAATTTGCTTGATTCAATCTGGTAGGTTCCACTCACAAAAAGTGTGTCATTCCGCATGGCCTCTATTATAAGGCCTGCTTGGGGTTCACCGCTTTGAGAGTATAAGGTAAACGTTTTGCAGTGATATGATTCATCCTTTAAGAAGATTCCGTCCTTTTTAGTCTTGTAAGTAAATTTGCCAATTCTAATACTTTCCTGTAATGGTGTAGCTTGGCAAATAACAATACCTAAAATTCCCAATATTGATAGAGTCTTTTTCATAATATTACCGCTAACGGACTAGTATAAACGACGCCGAAGGCCGTCGGCCGAGGTGACGTTTATACAGTGTTAGGTGTAGATGTTTTTCCTTTTTCCTGAAACTCTACCTTGAGTTTATAATCAAGTTTCTCTTTGTTTAGAATCTTATATTGAAGTCGGTAATAAATGATTTCCGTACATAGAACTTCCTCTTTTAATCTATACACCAACGTGAGCGAGTCTCCTTTGTAAACAAGATCTCCTTCCATGTCAGCGCATCCGTCCCAAGGGAAGTCTGCCGTCACATACAGAGTATCCCCCCTCTGTTCTTTTTGGATGCTTCCTTTTCCGTAAGTGTAGTTATTTAGTTCTTCTGAGGTTAAATCCCTGAGAAACTTATTGTCGAAGGATATTAAGTTTTTATGGATTTGACTGTCACCACCATTCCCTTCCTTATGTTGGCAGGAGAAACAAAGAAGTATGAATAATGCCAAAGAGGAGTAACAAAGCCATTTCATTTATTCGATATTTTATCATTTACACCTAACGTCTGGATAAACGCCACAGTGGCGTTTATTTCAAATATAGTAACTGAAATTGATAGGTGCGTTTATTTCAGTAAAGACAAGCTTAACTTCTTGGTTTTAAAGGCAATATACATTTGGTGATTTTCAAAAAATGAAAATAATCATATTTTTATACGGTCCAGCGGGCTTTTTATCTTCTCCATACCTTTTCTAGTAATATGCGTGTAAATTTCAGTGGTTTTACTGGAATGGTGGCCTAATAAGACTTGAATGTACCTTAGGTCGGTTCCCTGTTCTAATAGATGGGTGGCAAAGCTGTGCCGGAGAGTATGTAAAGAAACCTCTTTCTGGATGCCAGCTTTTAGGCAGGCGTTTTTAAAGATTTTCCTTGCGCTGGTGTAGCTATAGGCCTCCCCAGCTTGTCCCTCAAACAACCAGACCTTAGGTTTATACTGTTGGTAGTATTGCCTAAGATAAATCAGGATTTTCTCTGAGAGTAATGTGATGCGGTCCTTCTGTCCTTTTCCCGCTCGTATATTCAAGACCTTTCTTTGGGAATCAATATCAATGACCTTCAGGTTAATCAATTCGCCAGCCCGTAAACCGGCAGAGTAAATTAAAAGCAGAATGCATTTGTGCTTGAGGTTGTCTACTGCTTGCATAATGCGTGTAACTTCCTCCTCGCTTAATACTTCTGGCAAGGTATGCGCCTTTTTAGGCCGGTCTAGGTAATAGACAGTGCGCGGCCGCCTGAGTACTTTCTCATAATAGAATTTGATGGCGTTCACCGCTGAGTTCTGGTGCGAGGCAGAAATGTCATAGTCATCAATTAAATGCAACATGTACGCTTTAATGTCTGCCTCCTCCAAGGTGGCAGGGTCACGGTCTGCATAGTAATTGATAAAGTCAAGGAACAGGCTCTTGTATTGTTTAACCGTATTGGGACTATAGCCTTTTAAGGCCAGCGTGTCTAGATAGTCCTTGGGGCAGGGCTTAACAAGAGTAGGTTTGGGCTTGACCGGTGCCAAGGGTGTACTTTCCTCTTTTGGTTTTTTGCACACCTCCAGGGGAAGGCCGTACTGCTCAAAGTGGTCCTTCAATTCTGCCACTATGGCTTCTGAAAACGGCAGCGTCCAAACTTTTGAAGCTGTGTCCCAGAAATAATATGGAATCGACTTCATCTTCTTAAGATGCGCCGGATGGTAAGGAAACCTAACCTCCATGCGTTTACTGGGCAGCACTGTCAAGGTAACCTGTTGGTGGTTGGTAGAAAGACATGCTGGCTCAGTTGGCCTTCCTGTGTTTAACGTGGCAGATTCTGTGCCAGCCACCATAGGAGAGGGGAGAGAGGAGAAGACAGCAATAGAGGTCCCATTCGCAGTAAGAAGTGTCTGTAGCTCCCCAAAGCATTTGGCAAGCAGCGCAAAGGACTCTTTGCTGTAGGGCAGATGCCAACAGGTATGCGTCTTGCTCCATCTTCTGCCAGGTATGGTTTTTATCTGAGTGGTATGCCAGGCAGTGGCTGGGAGATCTACCCTTATTCTCTTTTCGTTGAGGTGTAAGAGTAAACTGGCTTGTACAAGGCCCGGTGAAGTTTTTGTTTCCATAAGCTTTTCAAGGATTTCAGTGCCTACAACCATTGGTGGTTTTTTGTTCCTGATAATCTGTTGTTTAGCTCTTCTGGCAAAGCATTCAAGCCAAAGACGCTTTACCGTTTTCAGCCTCTTTCCCCCAAAACAGCCCAAAAACGTCATCTTGCTTTGAAACTTGGCAAAAGCGGGTTTATGATGTAGCTTTGTCTCAAGTAAAACCTTACATCCAGACACATGGCATCAACATATGATTTGATAGTGGTAGGAAGCGGCCCAGGTGGGTACGTGGCTGCCATCCGCGCTTCGCAATTGGGTATGAAAGTAGGCGTGGTAGAGAAAGCCGAATTGGGCGGCATCTGCCTCAACTGGGGCTGTATCCCCACAAAAGCCTTATTGAAGAGTGCACAGGTTTTTGAATACATCAAGCATGCGGCTGACTACGGCATCAGCGTAGATAATGCGTCGGCTGACTTTGGGGCGGTGGTAAACCGTAGCCGTGGCGTAGCCCAGGGCATGAGCAAAGGCATCCAGTTCCTGTTCAGAAAAAACAAGATTGACCACATAGCCGGTTACGGCAAACTAAAAGGCAAAGGCCAGTTAGAGGTGACCTCTGAGGACGGCCAAGCCCAAATCTACGAAGCCAAGCACATCATCCTGGCTACTGGTGCCCGCTCCCGTGAATTGCCGAACCTGCCTATTGACGGTCAGAAAATCATTGGCTACCGCCAGGCCATGGTCCTGGAGAACATGCCAAAGAAAATGGTAGTGGTAGGCTCAGGCGCCATCGGCGTGGAGTTCGCCTATTTCTACAACGCCATGGGCACCGAGGTGACCGTGGTAGAGTACCTGCCCAACATTGTGCCGGTAGAGGACGAAGAAATTTCCAAGCAACTGGAGAAGTCGTTCAAAAAGTCGGGTATCAACGTAATGACCAACTCTGAAGTATTGTCAGTAGACACGTCTGGTGCGGGTTGCGTAGTGAAAATAAAAACCGCCAAAGGCGAAGAAACAATTGAGGCGGACGTAGTACTTTCGGCTGTGGGTATCCAAACCAACCTGGAGAACCTTGGTCTGGAGGAAGTAGGCGTAGCCGTAGAGCGTGGCCGCGTCATCACAGATGATTTCTACAAGACCAACGTGGAAGGCGTGTACGCCATCGGTGACATCGTGAAAGGTCCAGCCTTGGCACACGTGGCCTCAGCAGAAGGTATTATTTGCGTGGAGGCCATTGCCGGTCACCACCCAGAGCCTTTGGATTACAAGAACATACCGGGCTGTACGTATTGCTCGCCAGAGATTGCGTCTGTGGGCTACACAGAGAAAGAGTGCAAGGAGATGGGCCGCGAAATTAAAGTGGGCAAATTCCCGTTCTCTGCTTCTGGAAAAGCCAGCGCCGGCGGTGTGAAAGACGGATTTGTGAAGGTGATTTTTGACGCCAAATACGGTGAGTTCCTGGGAGCGCACATGATTGGCGCCAACGTAACCGAGATGATTGCCGAGATTGTAGTGGCCCGTAAATTGGAGACGACCGGTCATGAAATCATCAAAGCCGTTCACCCACACCCAACCATGTCTGAGGCCGTGATGGAAGCCGCTGCGGCTGCCTACGGTGAGGTGATTCACTTATAGAACATTCTACTTTTAGATAAGAAAGGCCCGAGGGAAACTTCGGGCCTTTCTGTTTTTGGCCTCATTCCCAGAAAACAGGCCAAAAACA contains the following coding sequences:
- a CDS encoding pseudouridine synthase, which gives rise to MQYFLLNKPFEVLTQFTDENGRQTLKDFVPVPNIYPVGRLDYDSEGLVLLTDDKQLQHRLSDPKFKIEKTYWVQVEGTPTEESLEQLRKGVLIQGKKTSPAKAKLLGEVNFWERSKPIRFRANIPTSWIEIKISQGMNRQVRKMTAAVGHPTLRLVRVAIGKLTLNDLQPGESRSLTPDEVKQLQLFAKPKAPYQPHFRKR
- a CDS encoding putative signal transducing protein — translated: MKDELVTVTTYSSAIDAHLAKNKLESEGILAFLFDENVMSLNPLYNISVGGIKLKTLESDRAHAEAVLNGLQDQPYTNEQNEVITCPQCGSENISYSYGPTDNLKSFFGFLLALVTFSLPLLSKDKYTCGQCHHVFQK
- a CDS encoding two-component regulator propeller domain-containing protein, translated to MLDFTHGAEKRKITMRQQLPVTAKRHPTPQIGKNLKGHLTMKSYLSSTKFVAFLTILLLGTACNGTVKREVSKEKASESNITALAPPKLIKTIGNPRYGNVQCSLQDQAGNLWFGTTENGLYKYDGKSFTQFLVTDGLSSNDISSLLEDKDGNLWIGTKAGLCLYDGKTFARIQIPLPKNLPPNKNPYYSDSHRVTSMMQAKSGKLWFVTIDGVYVYDGKSFTLFIVDEAANGFLTSNDKVEQIFEDKAGNIWLGGRTNEGVYRYDGKSVTNLKLTVLFQNGPKPKAHSWGWPQVQDKNGNIWFSNWGGAYRYDGKSITSFTEKDGMPGEVTRIIEDRQGSLWFGGADGLSRYDGKSFTRFTKKDGLVNPWVWSILEDKTGNLWVGTRETGLYLFDGNRLIAYSEYKRSPVSEE
- the fabG gene encoding 3-oxoacyl-[acyl-carrier-protein] reductase; translated protein: MKLLEGKVALVTGASKGIGRAIATKYAEMGANVAFTYLSSVEKGQALEKELAEYGIQAKGYRSDASDFKQAEELVENVVKDFGKLDVLVNNAGITKDGLLMRMSEEQWDAVINTNLKSVFNLTKSATKHMMRAKSGSIINMTSVVGIKGNAGQANYAASKAGIIGFTKSVALELGSRNIRSNAIAPGFIETDMTDELDAATVAEWRKAIPLKRGGAPEDVANACVFLASDLSSYVTGQTLQVDGGMLT
- a CDS encoding tetratricopeptide repeat protein, translating into MVLDFSSVCRALRRNGALVVVLVLFPLAGCKTAKTHSREGLERVSKKDYIGAITEYDQAIAKKPDDGNLYRLRGIAKYESSDYAGATADFTKAISLIPRDAESYKFRGDVKQNQKQYKAAIQDYNQAIAFQPNYAKAYNNRGLNKARLRDTKGAIADFSQAISLQPDYSVAYLNRANLRMRQKQYPLALADYDQAIALDPQMDEAFYNRGVLKYTQRKRKDACADWQRSFELGNPQAGTAQQRFCK
- the nudK gene encoding GDP-mannose pyrophosphatase NudK — its product is MAQPKVKNISTEILSDNWYTLNKVTFDYRRPDGNWETQSREAYDRGNGATILLYNRTGGTVILTRQFRMPTYLNGNASGMLIEACAGLLDQDDPLQCIKRETEEETGYRVSDVRKVMEAYMSPGSVTEKLYFFVAEYSKDMKVTEGGGHAEEQENIEVLELPFQEALQLVKTGQIMDAKTIMLLQYAQLHQLLAN
- a CDS encoding histidine phosphatase family protein; amino-acid sequence: MKQIKPLLLLGITFLVLFSMFSCSAPKAANGVAAANQEAGQTTVYIARHGEKAASSGAMTDDPSLSEAGKVRAQELKSKLGNAQVKGLYATKYKRTQETLQPLSEATKIPVQIYEAGDATGLAAKVKAAHAGQTVVVAGHSNTVLSLVEAFGAQKPFAAVADHEYDYLFKISLSEGKPATVEVMKYGAASVAPAK
- the crcB gene encoding fluoride efflux transporter CrcB, whose amino-acid sequence is MKMILAIGLGSFLGGISRYLLSLAIQTKVGTSFPFGTLGVNLIGCFLIGLVFGLAEKGNLSNEWRLFLATGVLGGFTTFSAFSYETVALLRDGQLAYAATYIAASVVIGLLATFAGLSIPKFL
- a CDS encoding ASCH domain-containing protein, with the protein product MIFVGIGIVIALPMAEKQRIYKALIMNDYPGAPYADWIKNGEKTIETRFRTFKYRGDIVICCGKTNSVGKNAGKALCIVELWKIRPMRKGDEEAAGVKFNPELNCFLLKNWRHFSRDFEFSPQRISGAWQSLFDISIPSDVEIVSKPNIKAFPEKEQ